A single window of Oreochromis niloticus isolate F11D_XX unplaced genomic scaffold, O_niloticus_UMD_NMBU tig00002348_pilon, whole genome shotgun sequence DNA harbors:
- the LOC109199111 gene encoding N-acetylglucosamine-6-phosphate deacetylase has translation MPSNKSVSDAPITQFINCRILRDNELQREDLWVREGRILDPEKLFFDEQGYADKRVDCEGSIIAPGFIDVQINGGYGIDFSQASENVSDGVSFVAKKILEHGVTSFCPTLVTSPPEVYHKVLPQVKVHDGGPHGAGVLGFHLEGPFISAEKKGAHPEKYLRTFKSGGLEDLMEVYGSLDDVAIVTLAPELPGSQSVVRELSRRGITVSLGHSAADLSQAEEAVQHGATFITHLFNAMLPFHHRDPGIVGLLTSDRIPAGRTVYYGMIADGIHTNPAALRIAHRAHPSGLVLVTDAITAMGLPPGRHTLGQQVIEIQGLHAYVAGTKTLSGSIATMDMCVRHFKQASGCSVQEALEAASLHPAQLLGISHKKGKLDYGSDADLVLLDEGLNVKATYISGEEVWRKGQ, from the exons ATGCCGTccaacaaatcggtgtcagacgCTCCCATCACTCAGTTCATCAACTGCAGGATCCTGAGGGACAACGAGCTGCAGAG agaggACCTGTGGGTGCGTGAGGGGAGGATTTTAGACCCAGAGAAGCTGTTCTTCGATGAACAGGGATACGCTGACAAACGTGTGGACTGTGAGGGCAGCATCATCGCGCCGGGCTTTATAGACGTCCAGATCAACg GAGGTTACGGCATCGACTTCTCGCAGGCGTCTGAGAACGTCAGTGATGGAGTTTCGTTTGTTGCCAAAAAGATCCTCGAGCATGGCGTGACGTCCTTCTGCCCGACTCTGGTCACCTCCCCTCCCGAAGTTTACCACAAG GTTCTGCCTCAGGTCAAAGTTCATGATGGAGGACCACATGGAGCCGGAGTTCTCG GTTTTCACCTGGAGGGTCCGTTCATCAGCGCAGAGAAGAAAGGGGCCCACCCAGAGAAATACCTCCGCACCTTCAAGTCCGGAGGCCTCGAGGACCTGATGGAGGTCTACGGCAGCCTGGACGATGTTGCCATAGTGACGCTGGCTCCTGAGCTGCCCGGCAGCCAATCGGTGGTGAGGGAGCTGAGCCGGAGGGGCATCACTGTGTCCTTAG GTCACTCAGCGGCCGACCTGTCGCAGGCCGAGGAGGCGGTGCAGCACGGCGCGACCTTCATCACTCACCTGTTCAACGCCATGCTGCCT TTCCACCATCGTGACCCGGGTATAGTGGGTCTGCTGACCAGCGACAGGATCCCCGCAGGCAGGACGGTTTACTACGGCATGATAGCTGATGGCATCCACACCAACCCTGCAGCCCTGCGCATCGCTCACAGAGCTCACCCGTCAG GTCTGGTGCTGGTGACGGACGCTATCACCGCGATGGGTCTTCCTCCCGGCCGTCACACTCTGGGCCAGCAGGTCATTGAGATCCAGGGTCTCCACGCTTACGTGGCAG GCACCAAGACTTTGAGCGGCAGCATCGCCACAATGGACATGTGTGTGCGCCACTTCAAGCAGGCCTCAG GCTGCAGTGTACAGGAGGCTCTGGAAGCTGCCTCCCTGCATCCGGCTCAGCTTCTGGGAATCAGCCACAAAAAGGGAAAGCTGGACTACGGCTCCGACGCAG ACCTCGTTCTGCTCGATGAGGGCCTCAACGTCAAAGCCACCTATATCTCTGGAGAGGAGGTTTGGAGAAAAGGACAGTAG